Proteins from a genomic interval of Oceanispirochaeta crateris:
- a CDS encoding response regulator transcription factor, with protein MINIILVEDEEYLLKELALTTPWQELGCTLLGEARNGLEGLSMIEKIRPHLVITDIRMPGMDGLTMLREAERILGNKAPWAIILTGHSDFEYARQAVRLGVKDYLLKPIDDEEFHSLLSTIAKKIETSLQKQKRRKKLEMMKESRLALFQEYGSPVNGDGKDEYIRQSVAYIRKNYHRDISLMDTAENLGITRGYLSRLFKEKTGYTFLEYLTFYRLRKALKLLQKSSLKISEIAHQTGFPDDGYFIQLFRRQIGVTPGQYRSGKFKEP; from the coding sequence ATGATTAATATCATCCTTGTTGAAGATGAAGAATACCTCTTAAAAGAACTAGCCCTGACCACTCCCTGGCAGGAATTGGGATGCACACTCCTAGGAGAAGCTCGCAATGGCCTGGAAGGCTTATCTATGATAGAAAAGATCAGGCCACACCTTGTTATTACAGATATAAGGATGCCTGGAATGGACGGACTCACCATGCTCAGAGAAGCAGAACGGATTCTGGGGAACAAGGCCCCATGGGCGATCATCCTCACGGGTCATTCTGATTTTGAATATGCCAGACAGGCAGTACGCCTGGGTGTAAAGGATTACCTTCTTAAGCCCATTGATGATGAAGAATTCCATAGTCTTTTGTCCACCATTGCAAAGAAGATTGAGACAAGTCTGCAAAAACAGAAAAGAAGAAAAAAGCTGGAGATGATGAAAGAGAGCCGCCTTGCCCTCTTCCAAGAGTATGGCAGCCCAGTAAACGGAGATGGAAAAGATGAGTATATTCGTCAATCTGTTGCGTATATCAGAAAAAACTACCACCGGGATATTTCTCTTATGGATACAGCGGAAAACCTGGGAATAACCCGGGGGTATCTTTCCCGTTTGTTCAAAGAGAAAACAGGATACACCTTCCTGGAGTACCTGACATTCTACAGATTAAGAAAAGCATTAAAACTCCTGCAAAAGAGCTCTCTCAAAATCAGCGAGATAGCCCATCAAACGGGATTTCCCGATGATGGATATTTTATCCAGCTCTTCCGCCGTCAGATAGGAGTAACCCCTGGCCAATATAGAAGTGGGAAATTTAAGGAGCCTTAA
- a CDS encoding HAD-IA family hydrolase translates to MTKLFIFDMGGVLVRRFDILPSIASLMGLELESLVSNISDDLIPLMEGKLSSFDFWKRFTHKSGIIPPEKMNLMIDLYEPFLDGNTEKLIRRIKRFCPVVCGTNTISEHYEYHLKKGDYQVFDTVYASHLMGVAKPKPAFYQWILDREKVNPEEVVFADDLPENIEAARTLGIHSFLFTEADVFEKDLARAGIEYS, encoded by the coding sequence ATGACCAAACTCTTTATTTTTGATATGGGGGGAGTCCTCGTCCGTCGGTTTGATATCCTTCCTAGCATTGCCTCTTTGATGGGGTTGGAACTGGAATCTCTTGTTTCAAATATCTCCGATGATTTAATACCCTTAATGGAAGGGAAACTCTCAAGTTTTGATTTCTGGAAGAGATTCACTCATAAGAGCGGGATCATACCCCCTGAAAAAATGAATTTGATGATTGATCTATATGAGCCGTTTCTAGATGGTAATACTGAAAAATTGATTCGCCGTATAAAAAGGTTCTGTCCCGTTGTCTGTGGTACAAATACTATAAGTGAACATTATGAGTATCATTTGAAAAAAGGGGATTATCAGGTCTTTGATACCGTTTATGCCTCTCATTTAATGGGAGTTGCCAAGCCGAAGCCCGCCTTCTATCAATGGATTCTTGACAGGGAGAAGGTGAATCCCGAAGAGGTGGTTTTTGCAGACGATTTGCCTGAAAATATTGAAGCAGCCCGAACTTTAGGGATTCATTCCTTTCTTTTCACAGAGGCAGATGTGTTTGAAAAGGATCTTGCCAGGGCAGGAATTGAGTACTCTTAA
- a CDS encoding carbohydrate ABC transporter permease, which translates to MIRTRLDSPGKSTLSPISILIHLLLLGALIFTLIPILFMFTASMMPRKDILKMPYRWIPQGFEVQNFIKAIAGNDGSFIFIRNYINSILVSGIVTFSTVLLASLTGYGLAKFKFKGRNFVFLAIMATMMIPFEAIMIPLYLVTTKLHLQNSYGGLTLPFLVNAFGVFMMRQYLLPFPDEFLDATRIDGAGEIRIFWHVVLPNCAPAIATLSILTFRSQWDNLLWPLLIAQSEKMKTLPLYIVKFAAEKYTDEGAMMAVAVLASIPMLVLFFTMSNYFVSGASVFSSRKG; encoded by the coding sequence ATGATACGAACAAGATTAGACAGTCCCGGAAAATCAACCCTCTCTCCTATCAGCATTCTTATCCATTTGCTCCTGCTGGGAGCGTTGATCTTCACCCTTATTCCGATTCTCTTTATGTTCACAGCCTCAATGATGCCTCGGAAGGATATTTTAAAAATGCCTTATCGTTGGATTCCCCAGGGGTTTGAGGTTCAGAATTTTATCAAAGCGATCGCCGGAAATGACGGAAGCTTCATCTTTATCCGCAATTATATAAATTCGATCCTCGTATCCGGGATCGTCACCTTTTCTACGGTCCTTCTTGCTAGTCTCACAGGGTATGGACTGGCTAAATTTAAATTTAAAGGTCGGAATTTTGTCTTTTTGGCCATCATGGCAACCATGATGATTCCTTTTGAAGCCATCATGATTCCCCTTTATCTGGTGACCACAAAACTTCATCTTCAAAACTCCTATGGAGGGCTGACACTGCCCTTTTTGGTCAATGCTTTTGGAGTTTTCATGATGCGGCAGTATCTGCTTCCTTTTCCCGATGAATTTCTTGATGCCACCCGAATTGACGGAGCGGGAGAAATTAGGATTTTTTGGCATGTTGTTCTTCCCAACTGCGCTCCGGCCATAGCCACTTTATCCATACTAACCTTCAGAAGTCAGTGGGATAATCTGTTATGGCCTCTATTGATAGCACAGAGTGAAAAAATGAAGACTCTCCCTTTGTATATTGTCAAATTTGCCGCCGAAAAGTATACCGATGAGGGGGCTATGATGGCTGTGGCGGTTTTAGCTAGCATCCCCATGTTGGTTCTATTTTTTACAATGAGCAATTACTTTGTTTCCGGTGCCTCAGTCTTTTCGTCCAGGAAAGGATAG
- a CDS encoding carbohydrate ABC transporter permease — protein sequence MKKAYIGIDKKLARWGWIFITPSLLFFSLFSFYPILNAAYTSFFRKNILSLKPPTFTGLKNYIYLLKSPDFWNSIRATFVFTLGTFIPLVVFSLLLAVMILLVNKKSQKYLQLAYYAPAVLSSVVAAVIWLSIFNPRGLGNQWLNFFMNTPGIDHQWLANSFMVQFSTILVYFWKYIGYFVVIFIAGLSAIPGSLYEAARIDGADNWQSFWRITFPLLQPTVVLVSVMSMLQCLKTFSTQYLFVQSGSPQAPINVITLNIYNTGIRDHQIGRSSAMSIILFLIMLFFTWFQFKASKADSVSY from the coding sequence ATGAAGAAGGCCTATATCGGAATAGACAAGAAGCTCGCACGCTGGGGATGGATATTCATAACTCCCTCATTGCTGTTTTTTTCATTATTCAGCTTTTACCCCATATTGAATGCTGCCTATACTAGCTTTTTTAGGAAAAACATCCTGTCTCTGAAGCCGCCCACCTTCACAGGCTTGAAAAACTATATTTATCTCTTAAAGTCTCCCGATTTTTGGAACTCCATCAGGGCAACCTTTGTCTTTACCCTCGGGACCTTTATTCCCCTGGTAGTGTTCAGTTTGCTCCTGGCTGTTATGATCCTTCTGGTCAATAAGAAGAGTCAGAAATATCTTCAGCTGGCCTATTACGCTCCGGCGGTGCTCTCTTCGGTAGTGGCCGCTGTAATCTGGCTGTCCATTTTCAATCCCAGGGGGTTGGGGAATCAGTGGCTCAATTTTTTTATGAATACCCCCGGAATAGACCATCAGTGGCTTGCCAATTCATTTATGGTTCAATTCTCCACCATATTGGTCTATTTCTGGAAATATATCGGTTATTTTGTGGTCATTTTCATTGCGGGACTGTCGGCCATTCCTGGATCTCTATATGAAGCCGCCCGGATCGATGGAGCTGATAACTGGCAGAGCTTCTGGAGGATCACCTTCCCACTTCTCCAGCCCACAGTGGTTTTGGTTTCTGTCATGTCCATGCTCCAGTGTTTAAAAACATTCAGCACACAATACCTTTTTGTACAGTCCGGATCTCCTCAGGCCCCCATCAACGTGATTACGCTGAATATTTATAACACCGGAATCAGAGATCATCAAATCGGTAGGTCCAGTGCTATGAGCATCATCCTCTTTTTGATCATGCTCTTCTTTACCTGGTTCCAATTCAAGGCATCCAAGGCAGACAGCGTGAGCTATTAG
- a CDS encoding extracellular solute-binding protein, whose protein sequence is MKKTLIVLLSLLALGLPVFATGVQEETGPVTITFWTHEDPNRTALEDRYISEFEASHPDVTINRVTNSSSKMPELLLTAFAANEGPHIFNTQIEDGYAYIANGRVAPVNPEAVGFQSTEALTESYVDGVLNAVSEDGQVYGLPLELTNWAPYLNKRIFRDAGLDPEKDIPKTWEDMVAVSQRMVLREGEIITRRGFDFRYPYYLVSMVPMVEQLGGQLVSDDGKTAIVGDQAWLKFLQFMADWGPNGLNLGSPTYQNARKLFNADNNDMGMAMSGLYQAGRIRADNPEFYDSGDWMVIPYPQFKDAVKEVASAYYGHFYMVNGQKSEREQKIAWEFIAYMLSHSEEYLTEVGLVQPTKQLMASETYANIPYADVFAADMAKGNIVYYAENSAKIQELIKEAVEGVMLSGIAPEKALASLKVKAQEVLDQE, encoded by the coding sequence ATGAAAAAGACCTTGATAGTTTTACTATCTCTCCTGGCTCTTGGACTTCCTGTGTTTGCCACAGGAGTTCAGGAAGAGACCGGGCCCGTTACCATTACGTTCTGGACCCATGAGGACCCCAACAGAACGGCTCTTGAAGACCGCTATATCAGCGAATTCGAGGCAAGTCATCCTGATGTCACCATCAATCGTGTGACCAACTCTAGCTCTAAAATGCCCGAGCTGCTCTTAACCGCCTTTGCTGCAAACGAAGGTCCCCACATTTTCAATACACAGATAGAAGACGGCTACGCCTATATTGCCAACGGCCGAGTCGCACCGGTTAATCCCGAGGCAGTCGGTTTTCAATCCACCGAGGCTTTAACAGAATCCTATGTAGATGGCGTTTTAAATGCGGTCAGTGAAGATGGTCAGGTTTACGGACTCCCTCTGGAGCTGACAAACTGGGCACCCTATCTAAACAAAAGAATATTCCGTGATGCCGGACTGGACCCTGAAAAAGATATACCCAAGACCTGGGAAGACATGGTTGCGGTTTCTCAGAGAATGGTTCTAAGGGAAGGTGAGATTATCACACGCCGGGGGTTCGACTTCAGGTATCCCTACTATCTGGTTTCTATGGTTCCCATGGTTGAGCAGCTGGGTGGACAACTTGTAAGTGATGATGGCAAAACAGCGATAGTCGGTGATCAAGCCTGGTTGAAATTCCTTCAGTTTATGGCAGATTGGGGACCCAATGGTCTTAATCTTGGTTCACCTACCTACCAGAATGCCCGAAAACTCTTTAACGCTGACAACAATGATATGGGTATGGCCATGAGCGGTCTTTATCAGGCTGGACGTATCCGGGCGGATAACCCCGAGTTTTATGACAGCGGTGACTGGATGGTCATTCCCTATCCTCAGTTTAAAGACGCTGTAAAAGAAGTCGCATCCGCCTATTATGGTCACTTTTATATGGTAAATGGTCAAAAATCTGAAAGAGAACAGAAAATTGCCTGGGAATTCATCGCTTATATGCTGTCACATTCGGAAGAATATCTAACAGAGGTCGGTTTGGTTCAGCCTACTAAACAGTTGATGGCCTCCGAAACCTATGCCAATATTCCCTATGCCGATGTTTTTGCTGCAGATATGGCCAAGGGAAATATTGTGTATTATGCCGAAAACAGTGCCAAAATTCAGGAACTGATCAAAGAGGCTGTGGAAGGTGTTATGCTCAGCGGTATAGCTCCTGAAAAAGCCCTGGCTTCCCTAAAAGTGAAAGCTCAGGAAGTTTTGGATCAGGAATAA
- a CDS encoding SulP family inorganic anion transporter, translating to MHFTLTNLNLTGIKNDTLSGLTVALALVPEAIAFAFVCHISPMIGLYAAFIVGLVSSVLGGRPGMISGATGAVAVVLASLVVSHGVEYLFAAVALMGILQLAAGLLKLGKYVRLIPHPVMLGFVNGLAIVIFLAQLAQFKTGTGDQAQWLQGADLWIMLTLVLLTMVLSFLLPLLTKAIPASLFAIITVTLLGMALSTYDIFHVRTVMDFVTMLDPDISSLKGGLPSFHIPHVPFDLDTLLIILPYSILAAAVGLIESLLTLTLVDEITETRGHGNRECLGQGAANLICGFFGAMGGCAMIGQSMINIKSGGRGRLSGITAALALMAFVMIGSDFIQIIPVAALVGVMFMVVISTFEWSSLRLINKIPKSDTFIIVLVSVITVLEDLATAVLVGVIVSALVFAWKKGSQIEIHSETDQKGSKIYHLRGQLFFGSARNFADLFNPSEDPADVIIDFHDARVHDQSGIEAINTLSERYTRLGKTLHLIDLSPECAQLLETAADLVDVLVYEDLKHWHIASDKLG from the coding sequence TTGCATTTTACACTTACGAATCTCAATCTCACAGGTATCAAAAATGATACCCTTTCCGGTCTGACGGTTGCTCTGGCGCTGGTTCCCGAGGCCATCGCCTTTGCTTTTGTCTGTCATATTTCACCCATGATCGGCCTCTATGCCGCCTTCATTGTCGGTTTGGTTAGTTCTGTTCTGGGAGGACGACCGGGGATGATCTCCGGTGCGACCGGTGCAGTCGCTGTCGTCCTTGCGTCTCTCGTCGTGAGCCATGGTGTGGAATATCTTTTTGCAGCAGTGGCCCTTATGGGGATTTTGCAATTGGCTGCCGGACTTTTAAAATTGGGAAAATACGTCCGACTCATCCCCCATCCTGTGATGCTGGGCTTTGTTAATGGATTGGCCATCGTCATATTTCTGGCCCAACTCGCTCAATTCAAAACCGGAACGGGTGACCAGGCTCAGTGGCTGCAGGGAGCCGATTTATGGATTATGCTGACCCTGGTGCTGCTGACAATGGTTCTCAGTTTTCTCCTGCCTCTCCTGACGAAGGCCATCCCTGCTTCACTGTTTGCCATCATTACGGTGACTCTTTTGGGCATGGCGTTATCAACCTATGATATTTTTCATGTCCGCACTGTCATGGATTTTGTTACGATGCTTGATCCTGATATCAGTTCATTAAAAGGGGGACTCCCATCTTTTCACATACCTCATGTTCCTTTTGATTTGGATACTCTTCTGATTATCCTTCCTTATTCCATTTTAGCCGCGGCTGTGGGGTTGATTGAGTCCTTATTGACTCTGACTCTGGTAGATGAGATCACCGAGACCCGGGGGCATGGAAATCGGGAATGTCTGGGACAGGGAGCTGCCAATTTGATTTGCGGGTTTTTTGGAGCCATGGGTGGTTGTGCTATGATCGGACAAAGCATGATTAATATAAAATCCGGTGGACGGGGACGCTTGTCTGGAATCACTGCGGCGCTGGCCCTCATGGCTTTTGTCATGATTGGTTCTGATTTTATTCAAATTATTCCTGTGGCAGCTCTTGTGGGTGTCATGTTCATGGTTGTTATCAGTACCTTTGAATGGTCCAGCCTGAGGCTTATCAATAAGATTCCCAAATCTGACACATTCATCATTGTTCTGGTATCTGTCATAACAGTCTTGGAAGACCTGGCCACTGCCGTTCTTGTGGGAGTGATTGTCTCGGCCCTGGTATTTGCCTGGAAAAAAGGGAGCCAGATCGAGATTCACTCCGAAACAGATCAAAAAGGATCTAAAATATACCATCTGAGAGGACAACTCTTTTTTGGTTCGGCCAGGAACTTTGCCGATCTCTTTAATCCATCAGAAGACCCTGCAGATGTGATCATTGATTTTCATGATGCCAGGGTGCATGATCAGTCAGGAATAGAGGCCATCAATACTCTCTCCGAGCGATATACAAGGCTAGGAAAGACTCTACACCTCATTGATCTTAGCCCTGAATGTGCCCAGTTGCTGGAAACGGCTGCCGATCTGGTCGATGTTCTGGTATATGAAGATCTGAAGCACTGGCATATTGCCAGCGACAAACTAGGTTAA
- a CDS encoding HD domain-containing phosphohydrolase codes for MHKVMFNRVFIIDDDSAIRKVLQIQLENSGFSVGLAISGEDALEILNQGAFKPDCIFTDIRMPGISGLELLPILKDRLPLVPVIMLTAHTDLDTGLSAMRLGAYDYMTKPMRRQDLLANIHKALDYRAVLFENERLTRESLKYQETLEQRVKDRTQELFKAYQRLKDTNLATVRVLAETIEAKDPYTRGHCNRVRMFSRETALHLGLDSETIEILEYGALLHDIGKIGIPESLLHKQMALDAHEISVFEEHPIIGENILKLVDFFTPCLGIVRHHHEWYDGTGYPDKIKGQETEVITRIVQITDAYDAMTSNRPYRSALAEEFALEELKRGRGTQFDSEIVDLFISKNVYLITDDTELSRS; via the coding sequence ATGCACAAAGTCATGTTTAATAGAGTTTTTATAATTGATGATGACTCGGCCATCAGGAAGGTGCTCCAGATTCAGCTGGAAAACTCCGGGTTCTCAGTTGGTCTTGCCATTTCGGGTGAAGATGCCCTTGAGATCCTGAATCAGGGAGCCTTCAAACCAGACTGTATCTTTACAGATATCAGGATGCCCGGAATCAGCGGTCTAGAACTTCTGCCCATACTCAAAGATCGACTGCCTCTTGTTCCTGTTATCATGCTCACTGCCCATACCGATCTTGATACAGGTCTCTCTGCCATGCGGCTGGGAGCCTATGATTATATGACAAAACCAATGAGGCGGCAGGATCTTCTGGCCAACATTCATAAAGCTCTGGATTACCGGGCTGTGCTTTTTGAAAATGAAAGATTAACTAGAGAGAGTCTGAAGTATCAGGAGACTCTGGAGCAAAGGGTTAAGGATAGAACCCAGGAATTGTTCAAAGCCTATCAAAGACTGAAAGACACAAACCTGGCAACAGTGCGTGTTTTGGCAGAGACCATTGAAGCCAAAGACCCTTATACACGGGGGCATTGTAATCGGGTCAGGATGTTTTCAAGAGAGACGGCTCTGCATTTGGGCTTGGATTCCGAAACCATTGAAATATTAGAATATGGGGCTCTCCTGCATGATATAGGTAAAATTGGCATTCCAGAATCTCTGCTGCATAAACAAATGGCCTTGGATGCTCATGAGATTTCAGTTTTTGAAGAACATCCTATCATCGGAGAAAATATACTGAAGCTGGTTGATTTTTTTACTCCTTGTCTTGGAATTGTCAGGCATCATCACGAGTGGTATGACGGAACGGGATATCCCGATAAGATCAAGGGGCAGGAGACTGAGGTCATCACCAGAATTGTTCAGATCACAGATGCATATGATGCCATGACATCTAATAGACCCTATAGGTCGGCCTTAGCAGAGGAATTCGCCCTAGAAGAGTTGAAAAGGGGGAGGGGAACTCAGTTCGATTCGGAAATTGTAGATCTGTTTATCAGCAAAAATGTTTATTTGATTACAGATGATACAGAACTCTCCCGGTCATGA
- a CDS encoding GNAT family N-acetyltransferase yields MILNISTLIPAMSCILYIVFTAFGLYQARKDQFLHSFNLYMLMMTVWSFSSFMMHANTGIYTPLVWNKIMMIGMLGVPITIFHALLDLTKSGKKKIHISLYLGYAIYLILLYLNITGRIVERAWFEGSSFNYKLADGAILAYSLSYLFLIFALIHLTKEIRKAESKSLQLKLMYPIFGVIILLVSVLVNLYEPIGKYPIDILGTTVNAILIFYSIYNYKLMNYSYYVLNGILYFILAMASSAIFYTVLWILTISQEIFKIQSTLSISVILGVLAALIFQPVRKGSLSIIEKLYFGDRFRSFQDLKSFSDSLNSIVDLNTLGELTTKKISDSYQLNWSAMLVLDYSSRNFQIFGWQGLGITLKQSIPFKPEGKLPMEELMSERSHSLIEQKIYPPLSFKIFDKSLTLTPSLILPLKFNTRTNGYLLLGESEERGFYNQMELETLEILSGHCSVSLENAITFERLKNQQLRLQDLNRELTVSRNKLEAFFDGITTPISIQDINYNIVMVNFAATKYFQTSYDELVGKKCYRVFFQREKPCEKCMAQDCLHTQLPFAVEQRREQNNQIFDVHFYPIAVPSGEDKLFLEFFLDITQQKKLQAELIQSEKLAGIGTLASGIAHEINNPLGGILGTAEIMKELLKPDTQLYEYTSDIIQYSETAASVIKDLTSYSRKEKGEIGPVDINMILDSALRLAQRGMDFSRVIIEKDMEELPEIEVNQNGLQQVFMNLIVNAVQSMPSGGTLSITSKKTSYSAMISIKDTGIGIEKEHMDDIFDPFYTTKEPGRGTGLGLSITHQIVTEMGGRIHINSEYKHGTEILVSLPMESSDKSKIRFVNVKDPSEREDVFFIQRKILVGEMGYREETIRREIDEKAYHILAYKGLQPVGTVSCITTQMIDHLPIEDHFEINHLVEGKRCAEIDRLAVLKEERGSIIPMGLMTLAYLYARIEKTESLFLDVFADDQKQVGMYYKLGFQRIGQYSDPSPVEVMILDHKTEYERKKQRMEQFVKPLMSRLVKLLDFDKTAEEKFLIAVDELVTTAGEEGGLKSPPK; encoded by the coding sequence ATGATATTGAATATCTCCACCCTGATTCCTGCAATGAGCTGTATTCTTTATATAGTCTTTACAGCATTTGGTCTTTATCAGGCTAGGAAAGATCAATTCCTGCACTCCTTCAATCTCTATATGCTGATGATGACAGTATGGAGCTTCAGTTCCTTTATGATGCACGCCAATACGGGGATATACACCCCTTTGGTATGGAATAAAATCATGATGATTGGGATGCTGGGTGTTCCCATCACCATATTTCACGCCCTCCTTGATTTGACAAAATCCGGCAAGAAAAAGATTCATATATCTCTTTATCTGGGGTATGCAATCTATCTTATCCTGCTCTACTTAAATATCACAGGAAGAATTGTTGAGAGGGCTTGGTTTGAAGGAAGCAGTTTCAATTACAAACTGGCAGACGGAGCCATTCTGGCCTACTCTCTTAGTTATCTATTTCTTATTTTTGCTCTGATTCATCTCACTAAAGAAATACGAAAGGCAGAAAGCAAATCCCTCCAACTCAAACTGATGTATCCCATCTTCGGGGTCATCATTCTACTGGTAAGTGTTCTTGTCAACCTATATGAGCCTATTGGAAAGTATCCCATTGATATTCTGGGAACAACGGTCAATGCCATTCTTATTTTTTATTCCATCTACAACTACAAACTCATGAATTACTCATATTATGTTTTAAACGGCATTCTCTATTTCATCTTAGCCATGGCCAGCAGCGCCATTTTCTATACAGTATTGTGGATTCTAACAATTTCACAGGAAATCTTCAAAATTCAATCGACTCTATCCATCTCTGTCATTCTGGGTGTATTGGCAGCTCTTATTTTTCAACCTGTTCGAAAAGGCTCTCTCTCCATCATCGAAAAACTCTACTTTGGGGATCGGTTTAGATCTTTTCAAGACTTAAAAAGCTTTTCAGACAGCCTAAACTCAATCGTCGACTTAAATACCCTGGGAGAGCTGACAACGAAGAAAATCAGTGACTCCTACCAGTTGAACTGGTCGGCCATGCTCGTATTGGATTACAGCTCCAGAAACTTTCAGATATTCGGCTGGCAAGGCCTGGGTATCACCCTAAAGCAGAGCATACCTTTCAAACCTGAAGGAAAGCTTCCCATGGAAGAACTCATGTCAGAGAGAAGTCATAGTCTGATCGAACAGAAAATCTATCCTCCCTTGAGTTTCAAGATTTTCGACAAGTCCCTAACCCTCACCCCCAGCCTCATACTCCCACTCAAATTCAATACGAGAACCAACGGCTATTTACTCCTGGGAGAAAGTGAAGAGAGAGGGTTCTACAATCAAATGGAACTGGAGACCTTAGAAATCCTAAGCGGTCACTGCTCAGTATCCCTGGAGAATGCCATCACCTTTGAAAGGCTTAAAAATCAACAGCTCAGACTGCAGGACCTGAACCGAGAACTCACAGTAAGCCGGAATAAACTGGAAGCCTTCTTCGATGGAATCACCACACCCATTTCCATTCAGGATATAAATTACAACATTGTCATGGTGAATTTTGCAGCCACCAAATACTTCCAGACCAGTTATGACGAGCTGGTGGGAAAGAAATGCTATAGAGTTTTCTTTCAAAGAGAAAAGCCCTGTGAAAAATGTATGGCCCAGGACTGCCTTCACACCCAGCTGCCCTTTGCGGTCGAACAAAGGCGCGAACAGAACAATCAGATTTTTGATGTGCATTTTTATCCCATTGCTGTTCCGTCCGGAGAAGACAAACTGTTCCTCGAGTTCTTTTTAGATATAACCCAGCAGAAAAAGCTGCAGGCGGAGCTCATCCAATCTGAAAAACTGGCGGGAATAGGAACTCTAGCCTCGGGCATCGCCCATGAAATAAACAATCCCCTGGGCGGAATATTAGGAACTGCCGAAATCATGAAGGAACTGCTGAAACCTGACACACAGCTTTATGAATACACATCAGATATCATTCAGTATTCCGAAACAGCTGCATCGGTGATTAAAGACTTAACAAGCTATTCCAGAAAAGAGAAAGGAGAAATTGGGCCAGTTGATATCAATATGATCCTAGACAGTGCGCTGCGTCTAGCTCAAAGGGGGATGGACTTTTCCAGGGTCATCATTGAGAAGGATATGGAAGAACTCCCTGAAATTGAAGTAAACCAAAACGGTTTGCAACAGGTTTTTATGAACCTTATAGTCAATGCTGTTCAGTCCATGCCATCCGGTGGGACCCTCAGCATCACAAGTAAAAAAACGTCCTACAGTGCCATGATCAGCATCAAAGATACGGGTATAGGAATAGAGAAAGAACATATGGATGATATTTTCGACCCCTTTTATACAACAAAGGAACCGGGTAGAGGAACCGGACTGGGCTTGAGCATCACTCATCAGATCGTCACAGAAATGGGAGGAAGGATTCATATAAACAGCGAATACAAACATGGAACTGAAATCCTGGTTTCTCTTCCCATGGAATCCAGTGATAAATCAAAGATTCGTTTTGTCAATGTGAAAGACCCCTCAGAGCGTGAAGATGTCTTTTTTATTCAACGTAAGATTCTAGTTGGCGAAATGGGCTACAGAGAAGAAACGATCAGAAGAGAAATTGATGAGAAAGCCTACCATATTCTGGCCTATAAGGGACTACAGCCTGTGGGAACTGTTTCCTGTATAACGACGCAAATGATAGATCACCTGCCCATAGAAGATCATTTTGAAATTAACCATTTGGTAGAAGGTAAAAGATGCGCCGAAATCGACAGACTAGCCGTTTTGAAAGAAGAGAGAGGCAGTATTATTCCCATGGGCCTCATGACTCTGGCCTACCTTTATGCCAGAATTGAAAAAACAGAGAGTCTCTTTCTGGATGTCTTTGCGGATGATCAGAAACAGGTTGGAATGTATTACAAATTAGGGTTCCAGAGAATCGGGCAATATTCGGACCCTTCTCCCGTGGAAGTCATGATCCTGGATCATAAAACTGAGTATGAGAGAAAGAAGCAGAGGATGGAACAATTTGTTAAACCATTGATGTCCAGGCTCGTTAAACTCCTTGATTTTGATAAAACAGCAGAAGAGAAGTTCTTGATAGCCGTAGATGAGCTTGTGACAACAGCTGGGGAAGAGGGAGGGCTGAAGAGCCCTCCGAAATGA